In a single window of the Gossypium hirsutum isolate 1008001.06 chromosome D02, Gossypium_hirsutum_v2.1, whole genome shotgun sequence genome:
- the LOC107908126 gene encoding pectinesterase inhibitor: MELTNKKTVLVLLCFRPVLAICVASAPITASATVPPPISQPPTAVPSDPQIKSLCAKTEYPDLCLTTIAPFFNGKTDIASVVEMLIKAGTEQTKQANATATKMAADPKYADDPKTISGLKGCYEMYDDALDNMQNAMDAIPVHDIGTIETMVSAAITDYGTCDDGFTRQPNPVPDGVSPMVDINENLQNIGSIILAITDLLH, encoded by the coding sequence ATGGAACTTACAAACAAAAAAACGGTGCTTGTGTTACTGTGCTTCCGGCCTGTGTTAGCCATTTGCGTAGCTTCTGCTCCAATAACTGCCTCAGCCACAGTTCCCCCGCCTATATCACAGCCGCCGACGGCGGTTCCTTCTGATCCTCAGATCAAAAGCCTGTGTGCGAAAACTGAATACCCCGATCTTTGCTTAACCACTATTGCACCTTTCTTCAATGGCAAAACAGACATCGCATCCGTTGTCGAAATGCTGATAAAAGCCGGCACTGAACAAACCAAACAGGCCAATGCCACCGCAACAAAAATGGCTGCCGACCCTAAATACGCCGACGATCCGAAGACAATCTCGGGACTTAAAGGTTGCTATGAAATGTATGATGATGCTTTGGATAATATGCAGAACGCCATGGACGCCATTCCAGTTCACGACATTGGCACCATTGAAACCATGGTTAGTGCAGCCATTACGGATTATGGAACATGTGACGATGGTTTTACGAGGCAGCCGAATCCAGTTCCTGATGGAGTTTCTCCAATGGTGGATATCAATGAGAATCTTCAAAATATTGGTAGCATTATCCTTGCCATTACTGATTTACTGCACTGA